The following coding sequences lie in one Marinihelvus fidelis genomic window:
- a CDS encoding DUF962 domain-containing protein, giving the protein MSTEYQSFSEFYPFYLSEHENRTCRRLHFVGTSLGLCWFVAAVVLLNPWCLLGGLVTGYAFAWVGHFFFEHNRPATFSHPLYSFAGDWVMWKDILTGRIRF; this is encoded by the coding sequence GTGAGCACCGAATACCAAAGCTTCAGCGAGTTCTACCCGTTCTACCTGTCCGAGCATGAAAACCGCACCTGCCGGCGCCTGCATTTTGTCGGCACCAGCCTGGGCCTGTGCTGGTTCGTGGCGGCCGTTGTGCTGTTGAACCCCTGGTGCCTGCTCGGTGGCCTGGTGACCGGGTACGCCTTCGCCTGGGTCGGGCATTTCTTTTTCGAACACAACCGGCCTGCCACGTTTTCGCACCCGCTCTACAGCTTTGCCGGCGACTGGGTCATGTGGAAGGACATCCTGACCGGTCGCATCCGGTTCTGA